ACAGGCAATCTCCGGATGTCATGGTCCTTGATCTGCGTATGCCCGGCGTTGATGGAATGGATGTGCTGCGCCGGGTCAAAAAGGAACATCCCAACGTGCAGGTTATTATGCTCACCGGGCAGGGATCGGAGAAAGACGAAATCGAGGCAAGGCGGCTGGGGGCGTTTGATTACCTGGAAAAGCCGGTCAACATTGATACCCTGGTTTCCCGGATTCGCTCAGGCGTCTTGCTTGTGGTGGGAAACGAGGATCGGTTCTCTGATCGTCTCATTGATTATGCCCTGGAAATGGCCGAGCGGATGTCTTACCGGCTCGTGGCCTTAAGTCCGGCGCCGTTTCCGGAGTCCATCCTAAACCGGGACCCCATGCCTGAACGGGTCAGCGAATTTGAGCAAAGCGCCCGGCAAAACGCGGAAAAGTTTGCAAAGGCGGCCAAGGAAAAAGGCATTCCCTTTGAACACGTGATTCGCTACGGACAGCCTGATGCCGTGGCCGAGCAGGTGGCAAAGGAATACGGCAATGTCGAATTTGTGGTATCCGAGCCTACGGATCAGCAACTGGCGGATCAGGCCCCGGACAGTCCCGGTAAACAGCTTTATGTCTACAGTGTGGCCTGAAATCTTTTTCTAAATCCCCGGAGCGAACCCGAACCAGAGGGAAAAGGAGAAACCATGGAGTTCCATTTTATCAGAGGAGTGGTGCTGGTCCTGTTTGCGGCAGTGCTGTGTTTCATCTTTCGGCA
Above is a window of Desulfosalsimonas propionicica DNA encoding:
- a CDS encoding response regulator, coding for MEDDKGTGKIRILLVDDEKDFVDTLSQRMQMRDLSADIALNGEEALEQLNRQSPDVMVLDLRMPGVDGMDVLRRVKKEHPNVQVIMLTGQGSEKDEIEARRLGAFDYLEKPVNIDTLVSRIRSGVLLVVGNEDRFSDRLIDYALEMAERMSYRLVALSPAPFPESILNRDPMPERVSEFEQSARQNAEKFAKAAKEKGIPFEHVIRYGQPDAVAEQVAKEYGNVEFVVSEPTDQQLADQAPDSPGKQLYVYSVA